From a single Georhizobium profundi genomic region:
- a CDS encoding DUF2849 domain-containing protein has protein sequence MALKVLTANRLSDGIAVWLGADGSWQETIDEAFVARHEAALTGLQDAEKVAAFDIQVVDVTLVDVEERDGHLYPLRLRERIRATGPTVRLDLGKQAETLADDAAAIAA, from the coding sequence ATGGCTCTCAAGGTTCTCACCGCCAATCGGCTCAGCGACGGCATCGCCGTCTGGCTCGGTGCCGATGGTTCCTGGCAGGAAACGATCGACGAGGCTTTCGTCGCGCGCCACGAGGCAGCGCTGACGGGCCTTCAGGATGCCGAGAAAGTGGCGGCATTCGACATCCAGGTCGTCGATGTGACGCTGGTTGATGTCGAGGAGCGTGACGGACACCTTTATCCGCTTCGCTTGCGTGAGCGCATTCGCGCGACAGGCCCGACCGTACGCCTCGATCTTGGCAAGCAGGCCGAAACGCTTGCAGATGATGCCGCTGCAATCGCAGCCTGA
- the cysG gene encoding siroheme synthase CysG: MVADREQQLSVFPAFFKVEDRVVAIFGNGAEAFAKTRLLLNTRADIRVYADAPADDFARFIRENGISHIPAGFSRDAIESAVLVFAATGDAAEDRRIVAEARALRIPANAVDQPDECDFYTPALVNRAPVAVAIGTEGAGPVLGQMIRSRIDQMLSPSLGSLARLAASYRIAVDRLMPRGVARRIFWRRFFEGGVADHVSRGDLSQARREATRMLRQREDVEGHVWLVGAGPGAVDLLTLRAQRVMMEADAIVYDALVPQAIVDMGRRDADRFSVGKRKGCHSKSQNEINALLVELASTGKRVVRLKSGDPLVYGRAAEEMAALRDAGIGYEIVPGITSAFAAAADFELPLTLRGVASSMVFTTGHDLQGETLPDWASLACSGATIAVYMGRTVAADVARRLVAAGMSPDTTVAVIENASRSDRRLFHGVLADLPAIQDRSDLTGPVMVIIGDAVAGANFANSTLLEPLMAASEAA, encoded by the coding sequence ATCGTGGCCGACCGCGAACAACAGCTCAGCGTCTTTCCGGCCTTTTTCAAGGTCGAGGACCGCGTTGTTGCGATCTTCGGTAACGGCGCCGAAGCTTTCGCCAAGACGCGCCTGCTTCTGAACACGCGCGCCGACATCCGCGTATACGCAGACGCTCCGGCAGATGATTTCGCGCGTTTCATCCGCGAAAACGGAATCTCCCACATCCCCGCCGGCTTTTCGCGCGACGCGATCGAGAGCGCGGTTCTCGTCTTTGCTGCGACAGGGGATGCTGCCGAGGATCGGCGGATCGTCGCGGAAGCGCGCGCGTTGCGCATCCCGGCAAACGCCGTGGACCAGCCGGACGAATGTGATTTCTATACGCCGGCTTTGGTCAATCGCGCGCCGGTGGCTGTGGCGATCGGCACCGAAGGGGCCGGACCGGTTCTCGGCCAGATGATCCGCTCGCGCATCGATCAGATGCTGTCACCGTCTTTGGGGTCTCTGGCACGTCTTGCAGCGAGCTACCGTATCGCGGTCGACCGGCTGATGCCTCGTGGTGTCGCCCGCCGCATTTTCTGGCGCCGTTTCTTCGAAGGCGGCGTCGCCGACCACGTCTCTCGTGGTGATCTTTCCCAAGCCCGACGCGAGGCGACACGCATGCTGCGCCAGCGCGAGGATGTCGAAGGCCATGTCTGGCTGGTTGGCGCAGGTCCGGGCGCGGTCGATCTTCTGACCCTGCGCGCGCAGCGGGTGATGATGGAAGCCGACGCCATTGTTTACGACGCGCTTGTGCCTCAGGCGATCGTCGACATGGGCCGTCGCGATGCCGACAGGTTTTCCGTGGGCAAGCGCAAGGGCTGCCATTCCAAGTCGCAGAACGAGATCAATGCGCTTCTGGTCGAACTCGCTTCCACCGGCAAGCGCGTGGTTCGGCTGAAATCCGGCGATCCGCTGGTCTACGGGCGCGCTGCTGAGGAAATGGCCGCATTGCGTGATGCCGGGATCGGTTATGAAATCGTTCCGGGCATCACATCCGCATTCGCTGCAGCGGCAGACTTTGAACTTCCGCTGACGCTGCGTGGCGTCGCATCCTCAATGGTTTTCACGACCGGCCATGATCTTCAGGGTGAGACGCTGCCCGACTGGGCGAGCCTGGCATGCTCGGGTGCGACGATTGCCGTCTATATGGGCCGGACCGTGGCCGCCGACGTGGCGCGCCGCCTGGTCGCAGCCGGCATGTCGCCCGATACGACGGTCGCCGTGATCGAGAATGCCAGCCGCTCGGATCGGCGGCTCTTCCACGGCGTCCTGGCCGATCTCCCGGCGATCCAGGATCGCAGCGATCTGACCGGTCCTGTCATGGTCATCATCGGCGACGCTGTTGCCGGCGCCAATTTTGCAAATTCAACGCTGCTGGAGCCGCTCATGGCGGCCAGCGAAGCGGCTTAA
- a CDS encoding DUF4864 domain-containing protein — MPESRAAKKKQECVRKSLAGCAFHLRREKRTISSRTAHAAKPPGNQRGFGEPLHVGHTVRSNMSAGHFPRAETRLSFHHQPMLEVTMRIKTAFIGLLLAALPFAPLPALADDVEEAQAVIESQITAFLNDDADAAYFHAAPEIQTMFVDKDRFFQMVQSSYAPVYRPNNFAFGRSRPLAGDRIAQEVLIAGPDGDDWTALYILKKQEDGVFKINGVQMVKSAAPQT; from the coding sequence GTGCCGGAGAGCCGCGCTGCAAAGAAGAAACAGGAATGCGTTCGCAAAAGTCTTGCCGGATGCGCTTTTCATCTCCGTCGGGAAAAGCGAACGATTTCTTCCCGAACCGCACACGCCGCAAAACCACCGGGAAATCAAAGAGGTTTCGGAGAGCCGCTGCACGTTGGCCATACGGTGCGCTCGAATATGTCTGCCGGGCACTTCCCCCGCGCTGAGACTCGCCTATCCTTCCATCATCAGCCCATGCTGGAGGTCACCATGCGCATCAAGACTGCATTTATTGGCCTGCTGCTTGCCGCCTTGCCTTTCGCTCCTCTTCCGGCTTTGGCGGACGATGTCGAGGAGGCTCAAGCGGTCATCGAAAGCCAGATTACGGCATTCCTCAACGACGACGCCGATGCCGCCTATTTCCACGCTGCGCCCGAGATCCAGACGATGTTTGTCGACAAGGATCGCTTCTTCCAGATGGTCCAGAGCAGCTATGCGCCGGTTTATCGACCCAACAATTTCGCCTTTGGCCGCTCACGTCCGCTCGCAGGCGATCGCATCGCGCAGGAGGTGCTGATTGCCGGGCCCGACGGGGATGACTGGACGGCGCTTTACATCCTCAAGAAGCAGGAGGATGGCGTCTTCAAAATCAACGGCGTGCAGATGGTGAAGTCCGCCGCGCCGCAGACCTGA
- the tgt gene encoding tRNA guanosine(34) transglycosylase Tgt, producing MSDVFRFDIAATDGAARTGAISMPRGTVRTPAFMPVGTAGTVKAMYLDQVRDLGADIILGNTYHLMLRPGAERVARLGGLHDLIRWPHPILTDSGGFQVMSLSGLRKLDEQGVTFQSHVDGSRHHMSPERSIEIQGLLGSDIQMQLDECVALPAKRSEVERAMDMSVRWAERCKTAFGDQPGKAMFGIVQGGDQPDLRVKSAEALKALDLKGYAVGGLAVGEPQDVMLAMLETTCPVLPSEKPRYLMGVGTPDDIIKSVARGIDMFDCVMPTRAGRHGLAFTRRGRINLRNARHAEDTRPLDEESACPASRDYSRAYLHHLVRANEALGGMLLTWNNLAYYQDLMRGIRQAIAEGRFADFMAETQDEWARGDIAPR from the coding sequence ATGAGTGACGTCTTCCGCTTCGATATCGCCGCGACCGACGGGGCGGCGCGCACCGGCGCGATATCGATGCCGCGCGGCACCGTCCGCACGCCGGCCTTCATGCCTGTCGGCACCGCCGGCACCGTCAAGGCGATGTATCTCGACCAGGTGCGCGATCTCGGCGCAGACATTATTCTTGGCAACACCTACCATTTGATGCTGCGGCCGGGGGCCGAGCGCGTCGCGCGGCTCGGCGGCCTGCACGACCTGATCCGATGGCCGCACCCGATCCTGACGGATTCGGGCGGGTTCCAGGTGATGTCGCTCTCCGGCCTGCGCAAGCTGGATGAACAGGGTGTCACGTTCCAATCGCATGTGGATGGCAGCCGCCACCACATGAGCCCGGAGCGATCGATCGAGATCCAGGGTCTGCTCGGATCGGATATCCAGATGCAGCTCGACGAATGTGTGGCTCTTCCTGCCAAGCGTTCCGAGGTCGAGCGCGCCATGGACATGTCCGTGCGTTGGGCGGAGCGCTGCAAGACGGCATTCGGCGACCAACCCGGCAAGGCGATGTTCGGCATCGTGCAGGGCGGCGACCAGCCCGATCTGCGCGTCAAATCGGCGGAGGCGCTGAAGGCGCTCGACCTCAAGGGTTATGCCGTCGGCGGTCTAGCTGTGGGTGAACCGCAAGACGTGATGCTGGCCATGCTGGAAACGACGTGCCCCGTGTTGCCCAGCGAGAAGCCGCGTTATCTCATGGGCGTCGGCACGCCCGACGACATCATAAAGTCGGTTGCCCGCGGCATCGACATGTTCGACTGCGTGATGCCGACGCGCGCCGGCCGTCATGGCTTGGCGTTCACTAGAAGGGGCCGGATCAATCTGCGCAACGCCCGCCATGCGGAAGACACGCGGCCGCTGGACGAGGAGTCGGCATGCCCGGCGAGCCGAGACTACTCGCGGGCCTATCTGCACCATCTCGTGCGCGCCAACGAAGCACTGGGCGGCATGCTGCTCACCTGGAACAACCTTGCTTATTACCAGGACCTGATGCGCGGAATTCGCCAGGCGATCGCCGAGGGCCGTTTCGCGGACTTCATGGCCGAGACGCAGGACGAATGGGCGCGCGGAGATATCGCGCCCCGCTGA
- the queA gene encoding tRNA preQ1(34) S-adenosylmethionine ribosyltransferase-isomerase QueA: protein MRVDLFDFDLPDERIALRPAVPRDSARLLGVDPNAQTPLSDHIVSDLPALLEPGDALVFNDTKVIPAQFEGLRRRPGPDGADVTVGVSATLHMRAASDRWWAFVKPGKRVKHGDRIEFGGSTDTCLVGRLDATVIEKGEGGEVLLAFDLDGPALDEAIMSVGHVPLPPYIASKRPEDAQDRADYQTIYAREDGAVAAPTAGLHFTDELLSALEERGVERHFVTLHVGAGTFLPVKADTTEDHRMHAEIGHVSAATADALNAVRARGGRIVSVGTTSLRLLESAASEDGKIEPWSGATDIFITPGYRFRAVDMLMTNFHLPRSTLFMLVSAFAGLETMRAAYAHAIANEYRFYSYGDSSLLKKADHE, encoded by the coding sequence ATGCGCGTCGATCTCTTCGATTTCGATCTGCCCGATGAGCGGATCGCCCTTCGCCCGGCCGTACCGCGCGACAGCGCCAGGCTTCTGGGCGTCGATCCGAATGCTCAGACACCGCTGAGCGACCATATCGTCAGCGATCTTCCAGCGTTGCTCGAGCCGGGCGATGCGCTCGTCTTCAACGACACCAAGGTCATCCCCGCGCAATTCGAGGGTCTGCGCCGCCGTCCGGGTCCGGATGGCGCTGATGTCACCGTCGGCGTTTCGGCGACCCTGCACATGCGCGCGGCTTCAGACCGCTGGTGGGCATTCGTGAAGCCCGGAAAGCGCGTGAAGCACGGCGACCGCATCGAATTCGGTGGCTCCACCGATACCTGCCTGGTCGGCCGCCTCGATGCGACGGTGATTGAGAAGGGCGAGGGCGGCGAAGTCCTGCTCGCTTTCGATCTCGACGGTCCGGCGCTTGATGAAGCGATCATGTCCGTCGGACACGTGCCGTTGCCGCCCTATATCGCCTCCAAGCGACCGGAAGACGCGCAGGATCGCGCCGATTATCAGACGATCTATGCCCGCGAAGACGGAGCCGTCGCCGCGCCGACCGCTGGTCTGCACTTTACCGACGAATTACTGAGCGCTCTGGAAGAGCGGGGGGTCGAACGCCACTTTGTGACCCTACATGTCGGGGCAGGGACCTTCCTTCCCGTAAAGGCCGACACGACGGAAGATCATCGCATGCATGCCGAGATCGGCCATGTGTCTGCGGCGACCGCCGATGCGCTGAACGCGGTGCGCGCCCGCGGCGGGCGAATCGTCTCGGTGGGCACGACCTCGCTGCGGCTTCTGGAAAGCGCGGCCAGCGAAGACGGGAAGATCGAGCCATGGTCGGGTGCGACCGACATCTTCATCACGCCCGGCTATCGCTTCCGCGCCGTCGACATGCTGATGACGAATTTCCACCTGCCGCGTTCGACGCTCTTCATGCTGGTTTCCGCCTTTGCCGGGCTGGAAACGATGCGGGCGGCCTACGCGCACGCAATCGCCAACGAATACCGCTTCTATTCCTACGGCGATTCCTCGCTGCTCAAGAAAGCCGACCATGAGTGA
- a CDS encoding peptidylprolyl isomerase, producing MAEIKDPENALVMETTKGRVVIELMPDLAPEHVKRIKELARETAYDGVVFHRVIDGFMAQTGDVKFGKSGGKDFNPGRAGMGGSDKPDLKAEFSNVSHVRGTCSMARSQSPNSANSQFFICLADAPWLNKQYSVWGQVLEGMDVIDLIKKGEPVRDPDQIVSLRVAADA from the coding sequence ATGGCCGAGATCAAGGATCCGGAAAACGCACTCGTGATGGAAACGACCAAGGGCAGGGTCGTCATCGAACTCATGCCGGACCTCGCGCCCGAGCATGTCAAGCGCATCAAGGAACTCGCGCGCGAAACCGCCTATGACGGCGTCGTCTTCCACCGCGTCATCGATGGCTTCATGGCACAGACCGGCGACGTGAAATTCGGAAAGAGCGGCGGCAAGGACTTCAACCCGGGCCGTGCCGGCATGGGTGGTTCCGACAAGCCGGACCTGAAGGCGGAATTCTCCAACGTCAGCCATGTGCGCGGCACCTGCTCGATGGCCCGCTCGCAGAGCCCGAATTCGGCCAACTCGCAGTTCTTCATCTGCCTGGCCGACGCTCCTTGGCTCAACAAGCAGTATTCCGTCTGGGGTCAGGTGCTGGAAGGTATGGATGTCATCGACCTGATCAAGAAGGGCGAACCCGTTCGCGACCCCGACCAGATCGTTTCGCTGCGGGTTGCCGCAGACGCATGA
- a CDS encoding peptidylprolyl isomerase — translation MKFVLAATTALMLGGLSAMAQEAGGDLVIELKDGVVRVDLLDDVAPQHTQRIRELAAAGEYDNVAFHRVIDGFMAQTGDVEFGDLTDGYMAPRAGTGGSDLPDLPAEFSDVPFERGVVGMARSQDPNSANSQFFIMFDEGSFLNGQYTVVGRVTEGMEYVDAIKKGDQAANGSVDSPDRMISVRVE, via the coding sequence ATGAAATTCGTGCTGGCCGCGACAACCGCACTCATGTTGGGAGGCCTCTCGGCCATGGCACAAGAGGCGGGTGGCGACCTCGTCATCGAACTGAAGGATGGCGTCGTGCGCGTTGACCTGCTCGACGATGTGGCGCCCCAGCATACCCAGCGCATTCGAGAGCTCGCCGCCGCCGGCGAGTACGACAATGTTGCGTTTCACCGTGTGATCGACGGCTTCATGGCCCAGACCGGCGATGTGGAGTTCGGTGACCTGACCGATGGATACATGGCACCTCGTGCCGGCACCGGCGGCTCCGACCTGCCGGACCTTCCCGCTGAATTTTCCGATGTGCCTTTCGAGCGTGGGGTTGTCGGCATGGCGCGCTCGCAGGATCCGAATTCCGCAAATTCCCAGTTCTTCATCATGTTCGACGAGGGGTCGTTCCTGAACGGCCAGTACACGGTCGTCGGCCGCGTGACGGAAGGTATGGAATATGTGGACGCGATCAAGAAGGGCGATCAGGCGGCCAACGGCTCCGTCGACAGCCCGGACCGCATGATCAGCGTGCGCGTCGAATAA
- the coaD gene encoding pantetheine-phosphate adenylyltransferase — protein MTTAFYPGSFDPMTNGHLDVLLQALALGEKLVVGIGIHPGKQPLFSFEERADLIRASLKEVLPDALSRVTVVDFGNLVVDAARDNGASILIRGLRDGTDLDYEMQMAGMNRQMAPDIQTVFLPAGASSRPITATLVRQIASMGGDVSAFVPGSVRSALAARFPAKDQD, from the coding sequence ATGACCACTGCCTTCTATCCCGGGTCCTTCGACCCAATGACCAACGGCCATCTCGATGTGCTGCTGCAGGCTTTGGCACTCGGCGAAAAGCTGGTCGTCGGAATCGGTATCCACCCGGGCAAGCAGCCGCTCTTCAGTTTCGAAGAACGCGCCGATCTCATTCGCGCTTCCCTGAAGGAAGTCCTGCCGGACGCTCTGTCCCGTGTCACGGTCGTCGATTTTGGAAATCTCGTTGTGGATGCTGCGCGCGATAACGGCGCATCGATCCTGATCCGCGGTCTGCGCGACGGGACTGACCTCGATTACGAGATGCAGATGGCAGGTATGAATCGCCAGATGGCGCCCGATATCCAGACTGTGTTTCTGCCGGCCGGCGCTTCTTCCCGGCCGATTACGGCCACATTGGTGCGCCAGATCGCTTCGATGGGTGGCGATGTCAGTGCCTTCGTTCCGGGTTCGGTCCGATCGGCTTTGGCGGCGCGTTTCCCGGCTAAAGATCAAGATTGA
- the gyrA gene encoding DNA gyrase subunit A — MTEIVPPGGPQGPSGIEPVSIVDEMQRSYLDYAMSVIVSRALPDVRDGLKPVHRRILYAMHESGYHWNRKYVKSSRIVGDVMGKYHPHGDSAIYDAMVRMAQPWSLRAMLIDGQGNFGSIDGDPPAAMRYTEARLAKLAHELLEDIDKDTIDFQETYDSSGSEPKVLPARFPNLLANGAGGIAVGMATNIPPHNLGELVDGCIALIDDPSLDLIQLMEFIPGPDFPTGGIILGRSGIRSAFETGRGSVVMRGKVHFEQIRGDREAIIITEVPYQVNKATMIEKMAELVRDKRIEGISDLRDESDRQGYRVVVELKRDANADVILNQLYRYTPLQTSFGCNMVALNGGKPELMNLMDMLRAFIAFRETVISRRTKFLLRKARDRAHVLVGMAIAVANIDEVIHLIRNAPDPQAAREQLMERRWPSKDVAPLIRLIDDPRHRINEDGTYNLSEEQARAILELRLQRLTALGREEIDDELNKIGEEIKDYLDILSSRVRIREIIKQELRDVKDEFGTPRRTELGDGGPDMDDEDLIAREDMVVTVSHSGYIKRVPLATYRAQRRGGKGRSGMATRDEDFVTRLFVANTHTPVLFFSSRGIVYKEKVWRLPIGTPQSRGKALINLLPIEHGDRITAIMPLPEDEESWANLDVMFSTTRGTVRRNKLSDFVQVNRNGKIAMKFDDESDQILNVETCTEHDDVVLTTALGQSIRFPTTDVRVFAGRNSIGVRGISLADSDHVISMAILSHVDADPAERAAFLKRATAERRSANGDEEEVTLVGEDVVEAVDLNNERFEELKAREQFVLTVSAKGYGKLSSSYDFRISGRGGKGIRATDIAKIGEIGELVAFFPVERGDQIMLVSNGGQLIRVPVGGIRIASRATKGVTIFSTSKDERVVSVERISEPEPDAVDEVLEEAAEAEALEEIARESEGDDESGDRGETGSSEE, encoded by the coding sequence TTGACTGAGATAGTTCCCCCCGGCGGGCCGCAGGGCCCATCTGGCATAGAGCCGGTTTCGATCGTCGATGAGATGCAGCGCTCCTATCTCGATTACGCCATGAGCGTGATCGTGTCGCGTGCGCTGCCCGACGTGCGCGACGGCCTGAAGCCGGTGCATCGGCGCATCCTCTATGCGATGCACGAGAGCGGTTATCACTGGAACAGGAAATACGTGAAGTCGTCGCGCATCGTCGGCGACGTCATGGGTAAGTATCACCCGCACGGCGACAGCGCGATCTACGACGCCATGGTGCGCATGGCGCAGCCCTGGTCGCTGCGCGCGATGCTCATCGACGGGCAGGGCAATTTCGGCTCGATCGACGGCGATCCGCCGGCGGCCATGCGCTACACCGAAGCGCGGCTGGCCAAGCTTGCGCATGAGCTTCTTGAAGACATCGACAAGGATACGATCGATTTTCAGGAAACCTACGACAGCTCCGGCTCCGAGCCGAAGGTGCTGCCGGCACGGTTTCCGAACCTGCTCGCCAACGGCGCGGGCGGCATCGCCGTCGGCATGGCGACGAACATTCCGCCGCACAATCTCGGTGAACTGGTCGATGGCTGCATCGCGCTGATCGACGATCCGTCGCTCGACCTGATCCAGCTCATGGAATTCATTCCCGGTCCCGATTTCCCCACGGGCGGCATCATCCTTGGACGCTCCGGCATCCGCAGCGCGTTCGAAACCGGCCGTGGCTCGGTCGTCATGCGCGGCAAAGTGCATTTCGAGCAGATCCGAGGCGACCGCGAAGCCATCATCATCACCGAAGTTCCCTATCAGGTGAACAAGGCGACGATGATCGAGAAGATGGCCGAGCTGGTGCGCGACAAGCGCATCGAGGGCATCTCGGACCTTCGCGACGAGTCGGACCGGCAGGGTTACCGCGTCGTCGTCGAGCTCAAGCGCGACGCCAATGCCGACGTGATCCTCAACCAGCTTTATCGCTACACGCCCCTGCAGACCTCGTTCGGCTGCAACATGGTGGCGCTCAACGGCGGCAAGCCGGAGCTGATGAACCTGATGGACATGCTGAGGGCGTTCATCGCCTTCCGCGAGACCGTCATCTCCCGGCGCACCAAGTTTCTGCTGCGCAAGGCGCGCGACCGCGCCCACGTGCTTGTCGGCATGGCGATCGCCGTCGCCAACATCGATGAAGTCATCCACCTGATCCGCAATGCGCCGGACCCGCAGGCTGCACGCGAGCAGTTGATGGAGCGCCGCTGGCCGTCAAAGGACGTTGCGCCGCTCATCCGGCTCATCGACGATCCGCGCCATCGCATCAACGAGGACGGCACCTACAATCTTTCCGAGGAACAGGCGCGCGCCATCCTCGAGCTGCGTCTGCAGCGCCTCACTGCGCTCGGTCGCGAGGAAATCGACGACGAGCTCAACAAGATCGGCGAGGAGATCAAGGATTACCTCGATATCCTTTCTTCGCGCGTCCGCATTCGTGAGATCATCAAGCAGGAATTGCGCGACGTCAAAGACGAATTCGGCACGCCGCGGCGGACCGAGCTCGGCGATGGCGGCCCCGACATGGACGATGAGGACCTCATCGCCCGCGAGGACATGGTCGTTACCGTCTCGCACTCCGGCTACATCAAGCGCGTGCCGCTTGCCACCTATCGGGCGCAGCGCCGTGGCGGCAAGGGTCGTTCAGGCATGGCGACGCGCGATGAGGATTTCGTCACGCGCCTGTTCGTCGCCAACACGCACACGCCGGTGCTGTTCTTCTCCTCGCGGGGCATCGTCTACAAGGAAAAGGTCTGGCGCCTGCCGATCGGCACGCCCCAGTCTCGCGGCAAGGCGCTGATCAACCTTCTGCCCATAGAGCACGGCGACCGCATCACCGCGATCATGCCGCTGCCCGAGGATGAGGAAAGCTGGGCCAATCTCGACGTCATGTTCTCCACTACGCGGGGAACGGTGCGTCGCAACAAGCTTTCGGATTTCGTCCAGGTGAACCGCAATGGCAAGATCGCCATGAAGTTCGACGACGAGAGCGATCAGATCCTGAACGTCGAGACCTGCACCGAGCACGACGACGTCGTTTTAACGACCGCGCTCGGGCAGTCGATCCGCTTCCCGACGACGGATGTGCGTGTCTTCGCAGGCCGCAATTCGATCGGCGTTCGCGGCATCTCGCTGGCTGACAGCGATCACGTGATCTCCATGGCGATCCTGTCGCATGTGGATGCCGACCCGGCCGAGCGCGCTGCCTTCCTGAAGCGGGCAACGGCGGAACGGCGCTCGGCGAACGGTGACGAGGAAGAAGTCACGCTGGTGGGAGAAGACGTCGTCGAAGCCGTCGATCTCAACAATGAACGGTTCGAGGAGTTGAAGGCCCGCGAACAGTTCGTTCTGACCGTCAGCGCCAAGGGCTATGGCAAACTGTCATCGTCCTATGATTTCCGCATCTCCGGACGTGGCGGCAAGGGCATCCGGGCAACCGACATCGCCAAAATCGGCGAGATCGGTGAACTTGTGGCCTTCTTCCCGGTCGAGCGCGGCGACCAGATCATGCTCGTCTCCAATGGCGGCCAGTTGATCCGTGTGCCGGTCGGTGGGATTCGTATTGCCAGCCGTGCGACCAAGGGCGTCACGATCTTCTCCACCTCGAAGGACGAACGTGTGGTATCGGTCGAGCGCATCAGCGAACCGGAGCCGGATGCCGTCGACGAGGTGCTCGAGGAAGCGGCAGAGGCGGAAGCGCTGGAGGAAATTGCGCGCGAGAGCGAAGGCGACGACGAGAGCGGCGACCGCGGAGAGACGGGCAGCAGCGAAGAATAA
- the lpxB gene encoding lipid-A-disaccharide synthase — translation MTSRRVKVAIIAGEPSGDRLGADLIAAMKMQAGDRSIDLVGIGGEEMQGEGLVSLFDYSELSIVGVSAVVAKLPKLLWRIRQAADAIVEAKPDVLIIIDSPDFTHRVARRVKARLPDLPVIDYVCPTVWAWKPERAPAMRGYVDHVLSVFPFEPQVVAALGGPPTTYVGHRLVFDMGLLSARAEQLDRRRKQQLTGLCMLLPGSRKSELTRLLPVFAEAAAELSALRPGVRFVLPTIARHQAFVAEQVATWPVKVEVVVGEGAKWGAFAQSDAALAASGTVLLELALAGVPCVSAYKLDPLAKLLISKITGWSAALPNLIADYPVIREFFNDQARGNRLARETLRLMDHTIERKAMLEGFDTVRKAMSVTRTPGEHAAEIVLRFIDRPNVNGDLPAIAH, via the coding sequence ATGACATCGCGCCGCGTCAAAGTCGCGATTATCGCCGGCGAACCATCTGGCGATCGCTTGGGGGCGGATTTGATCGCCGCCATGAAGATGCAGGCGGGCGACCGTTCGATCGACCTCGTCGGCATTGGCGGCGAGGAAATGCAGGGCGAGGGTCTGGTCTCGCTCTTCGACTACTCGGAGCTCTCCATCGTCGGGGTGAGCGCCGTCGTCGCGAAGCTCCCCAAGCTCTTGTGGCGCATCCGTCAGGCAGCCGATGCGATCGTCGAGGCCAAGCCCGACGTCCTGATCATCATCGATAGCCCGGATTTCACGCACCGCGTCGCCCGTCGCGTGAAGGCGCGGCTTCCCGATCTGCCGGTCATCGACTATGTGTGCCCGACCGTCTGGGCGTGGAAGCCGGAGCGCGCGCCTGCGATGCGCGGCTATGTCGACCACGTGCTGTCGGTTTTTCCTTTCGAGCCCCAAGTTGTCGCGGCTCTTGGTGGCCCACCAACCACCTATGTCGGCCACCGATTGGTGTTCGACATGGGACTGCTGTCCGCGCGGGCCGAGCAGCTGGACCGCCGGCGCAAACAGCAGCTGACCGGTCTCTGCATGCTGCTTCCCGGTTCGCGCAAATCGGAACTCACACGCCTGCTACCCGTCTTCGCCGAGGCCGCAGCCGAGCTCTCGGCTTTGCGTCCGGGCGTGCGGTTCGTCCTTCCGACGATTGCGCGCCACCAAGCATTTGTTGCCGAGCAGGTCGCGACCTGGCCAGTCAAGGTTGAGGTTGTCGTGGGTGAGGGCGCGAAATGGGGCGCTTTCGCGCAATCCGACGCCGCGCTTGCCGCCTCCGGCACCGTGCTTTTGGAACTGGCACTGGCCGGCGTTCCTTGCGTCTCGGCCTATAAGCTCGACCCTCTGGCGAAATTGCTGATCTCGAAGATCACCGGCTGGAGCGCCGCGCTGCCGAACCTGATCGCCGATTATCCCGTCATACGCGAGTTCTTCAACGATCAGGCCCGTGGCAACCGGCTGGCACGCGAGACCTTGCGTCTGATGGATCACACGATCGAGCGCAAGGCCATGCTGGAAGGCTTCGATACCGTTCGCAAGGCCATGTCGGTGACCCGGACACCGGGCGAGCACGCCGCCGAAATCGTGCTCCGTTTCATCGATCGTCCAAACGTGAACGGCGATCTGCCCGCAATTGCGCATTGA